The Chloroflexota bacterium genome includes the window CTTATCAACGATGGTGCCGCATCTTGCGCTCGATCTTCCAGCAATTCGCCAAGATCCCCCTCGATCCGCCTGCTCCAGTGCCCCTTCCAGCCGCTTCCAACTGCCGGATTTAGGTTGATTCAACTCCCGCATCAGCCAGGAACGGGCCAAGCGCCAATCCCGCAGCACGCTCTGTGGCGAGATCTTCAGCACCTCGGCGGACTCCTCCACGGTCAGTCCTCCAAAGAAGCGAAGCTCCACCACCTTCGCGCGGCGCGGGTCGAACTGCGCCAGGGAGTTCAATGCGTCGTCCACCAGTTCCAGTTCGCGGCTCCGCGCCCCCGTCAAATCAGGAACCTCATCCAGATGAAGCTGCACCGCCCCGGCGCCCCGTTTCGCCCGATTCCGCCGGCGGGCGGCGTCCACCAGAATCCGGCGCATCATCTGCGCCGCCACTGCGAAGAAGTGAGCC containing:
- a CDS encoding sigma-70 family RNA polymerase sigma factor, giving the protein MEAARLEITGLLRAWREGDDAALDRLTPLVYEELKKIARVYTRGERQDATLQATALVNETFLRLVNTGVDWSDRAHFFAVAAQMMRRILVDAARRRNRAKRGAGAVQLHLDEVPDLTGARSRELELVDDALNSLAQFDPRRAKVVELRFFGGLTVEESAEVLKISPQSVLRDWRLARSWLMRELNQPKSGSWKRLEGALEQADRGGSWRIAGRSSARCGTIVDK